One genomic window of Diospyros lotus cultivar Yz01 chromosome 8, ASM1463336v1, whole genome shotgun sequence includes the following:
- the LOC127807102 gene encoding uncharacterized protein LOC127807102 isoform X2 — MKIKKPLALCSVIASLLLLSHTTADYGGRSTRSSILFYTNGRFGLEFDIFTLPIQFDSTPNSGNEFQITDGRSINYNGHFPSMFSSSSILRNNQILTTNKDSPPPIHLIYVSERNGSSTIYLDAVYHGGRDRDRRRSALEVSNRVQVPLVGDQQSNGLISMKDRPSLVGDHLIYASTHENIGAPRMSWTAVYSTHLRTGLTRRLTPNGMTDFSPAVSPSETWTAVASYGDRGWSGEIQELRTDIFIFRTDDGSDRVKVVEQGGWPCWVDDSTLYFHRVSDDGWWSVYRAIFPKSGKISVDSVVTQRVTPPGLHAFTPATSPANKRLIAVATRRPDSEYRHIELFDVASKQFWEVTRPVSPQAHHYNPFLSPDFIRVGYHRCGGQRKGGKDTRLLLENLHSPLPEVSVFRIDGSFPSFSPEGDRIAFLDLQGLNVMNLDGSGRHRVYSGTLFGTAWDPVRKGVIYTSAGPYFAPVGNEVDVISINIDDDKLSHKKLTGGTENNAFPSPSPDGKWLVFRSGRSGYKNLYIMDAVNGEKGGLYRLTDGPWDDTMATWSPDGDWIAFSSDRENPGSGSFALYMIHPNGTGLKKLLDSGSGGRINHPCFSPDGNSIVFTSDYAALSAEPISIPSQMQAFGEIFTIRLDGSGLSRITHNPYEDGTPTWGPVSMRAADVQQAVD; from the coding sequence ATGAAAATTAAGAAACCTCTGGCTCTCTGTTCCGTAATCGCTTCGCTACTTCTATTATCCCATACGACGGCAGACTATGGAGGCCGAAGCACGCGCAgctccattctcttctacacGAATGGTCGCTTCGGCCTTGAATTCGACATCTTCACTCTCCCGATACAGTTCGATTCCACGCCCAACTCCGGCAACGAGTTTCAGATCACCGACGGCCGCTCCATCAACTACAACGGCCACTTCCCATCTATGTTCTCGTCGTCGTCCATCCTGCGCAACAATCAAATCCTCACCACAAACAAAGACTCGCCGCCGCCGATCCACCTGATCTACGTCTCCGAGCGGAATGGATCTTCGACTATATACCTCGACGCTGTCTACCATGGCGGTCGTGATCGGGACAGAAGAAGGTCAGCTCTCGAAGTTTCGAATCGGGTTCAAGTCCCTTTGGTCGGGGATCAACAATCCAACGGTCTGATTTCGATGAAGGATAGGCCCAGTTTGGTGGGTGATCATCTGATATACGCTTCGACTCATGAAAACATTGGTGCCCCACGGATGAGTTGGACAGCGGTGTACTCGACTCACCTGCGGACCGGGTTGACTCGGAGATTGACGCCTAATGGGATGACCGATTTCAGTCCAGCCGTGTCGCCGTCGGAGACGTGGACGGCCGTGGCATCGTATGGAGACAGAGGGTGGAGTGGTGAAATTCAAGAGCTGAGGactgatatttttattttcaggaCCGACGACGGCTCCGACCGGGTCAAGGTGGTAGAGCAAGGTGGGTGGCCGTGTTGGGTGGACGATTCCACTCTATACTTTCACAGGGTGAGTGACGATGGCTGGTGGAGTGTCTACAGAGCAATTTTTCCAAAAAGTGGCAAAATCAGCGTTGACTCAGTGGTGACTCAGCGAGTCACTCCACCGGGCCTTCATGCGTTCACTCCGGCGACTTCGCCGGCCAACAAGAGACTCATTGCGGTGGCAACTAGGCGACCCGATTCAGAGTATCGCCATATAGAGCTATTCGATGTTGCTTCGAAACAATTTTGGGAAGTCACTCGACCCGTTTCTCCCCAAGCCCATCACTATAACCCGTTTCTCTCCCCCGATTTCATTAGGGTTGGGTACCATAGATGTGGAGGGCAGAGAAAGGGGGGGAAAGATACCCGATTGTTACTTGAAAACCTCCACAGCCCACTACCTGAGGTATCTGTTTTTCGCATCGACGGATCGTTTCCTTCTTTCTCGCCGGAGGGTGATCGAATTGCTTTTTTAGATCTCCAAGGCCTTAATGTCATGAACCTGGACGGGTCGGGCCGTCACCGTGTCTATTCCGGAACACTGTTCGGAACTGCATGGGATCCAGTAAGAAAAGGGGTAATATACACTAGCGCTGGACCCTATTTTGCTCCCGTGGGCAACGAAGTAGACGTGATATCCATCAACATTGACGACGACAAATTGAGCCACAAAAAGTTGACGGGGGGGACCGAGAACAACGCCTTCCCGTCACCTTCGCCAGACGGGAAGTGGCTTGTTTTCCGATCGGGTCGGTCGGGTTACAAGAACCTGTACATAATGGACGCTGTAAATGGAGAGAAGGGCGGGCTTTACAGGCTTACCGACGGGCCATGGGATGATACGATGGCAACCTGGTCCCCCGATGGTGATTGGATTGCCTTCTCATCGGATCGGGAAAACCCGGGTTCTGGGAGTTTCGCATTATACATGATCCACCCGAATGGAACGGGGCTCAAGAAGCTACTGGACAGCGGGTCGGGTGGACGAATCAACCACCCGTGTTTTAGCCCAGACGGAAATAGCATCGTGTTTACATCAGACTACGCCGCCTTGTCGGCCGAACCAATCTCCATCCCTTCTCAGATGCAGGCCTTCGGCGAAATCTTTACGATAAGATTGGACGGTTCTGGATTGAGCAGAATTACCCATAACCCGTATGAGGACGGGACGCCGAC
- the LOC127807102 gene encoding uncharacterized protein LOC127807102 isoform X1 — MKIKKPLALCSVIASLLLLSHTTADYGGRSTRSSILFYTNGRFGLEFDIFTLPIQFDSTPNSGNEFQITDGRSINYNGHFPSMFSSSSILRNNQILTTNKDSPPPIHLIYVSERNGSSTIYLDAVYHGGRDRDRRRSALEVSNRVQVPLVGDQQSNGLISMKDRPSLVGDHLIYASTHENIGAPRMSWTAVYSTHLRTGLTRRLTPNGMTDFSPAVSPSETWTAVASYGDRGWSGEIQELRTDIFIFRTDDGSDRVKVVEQGGWPCWVDDSTLYFHRVSDDGWWSVYRAIFPKSGKISVDSVVTQRVTPPGLHAFTPATSPANKRLIAVATRRPDSEYRHIELFDVASKQFWEVTRPVSPQAHHYNPFLSPDFIRVGYHRCGGQRKGGKDTRLLLENLHSPLPEVSVFRIDGSFPSFSPEGDRIAFLDLQGLNVMNLDGSGRHRVYSGTLFGTAWDPVRKGVIYTSAGPYFAPVGNEVDVISINIDDDKLSHKKLTGGTENNAFPSPSPDGKWLVFRSGRSGYKNLYIMDAVNGEKGGLYRLTDGPWDDTMATWSPDGDWIAFSSDRENPGSGSFALYMIHPNGTGLKKLLDSGSGGRINHPCFSPDGNSIVFTSDYAALSAEPISIPSQMQAFGEIFTIRLDGSGLSRITHNPYEDGTPTWGPVSMRAADVQQAVDEECNFSDSSWLSAARPSAAVRGQCSGISARSQ; from the coding sequence ATGAAAATTAAGAAACCTCTGGCTCTCTGTTCCGTAATCGCTTCGCTACTTCTATTATCCCATACGACGGCAGACTATGGAGGCCGAAGCACGCGCAgctccattctcttctacacGAATGGTCGCTTCGGCCTTGAATTCGACATCTTCACTCTCCCGATACAGTTCGATTCCACGCCCAACTCCGGCAACGAGTTTCAGATCACCGACGGCCGCTCCATCAACTACAACGGCCACTTCCCATCTATGTTCTCGTCGTCGTCCATCCTGCGCAACAATCAAATCCTCACCACAAACAAAGACTCGCCGCCGCCGATCCACCTGATCTACGTCTCCGAGCGGAATGGATCTTCGACTATATACCTCGACGCTGTCTACCATGGCGGTCGTGATCGGGACAGAAGAAGGTCAGCTCTCGAAGTTTCGAATCGGGTTCAAGTCCCTTTGGTCGGGGATCAACAATCCAACGGTCTGATTTCGATGAAGGATAGGCCCAGTTTGGTGGGTGATCATCTGATATACGCTTCGACTCATGAAAACATTGGTGCCCCACGGATGAGTTGGACAGCGGTGTACTCGACTCACCTGCGGACCGGGTTGACTCGGAGATTGACGCCTAATGGGATGACCGATTTCAGTCCAGCCGTGTCGCCGTCGGAGACGTGGACGGCCGTGGCATCGTATGGAGACAGAGGGTGGAGTGGTGAAATTCAAGAGCTGAGGactgatatttttattttcaggaCCGACGACGGCTCCGACCGGGTCAAGGTGGTAGAGCAAGGTGGGTGGCCGTGTTGGGTGGACGATTCCACTCTATACTTTCACAGGGTGAGTGACGATGGCTGGTGGAGTGTCTACAGAGCAATTTTTCCAAAAAGTGGCAAAATCAGCGTTGACTCAGTGGTGACTCAGCGAGTCACTCCACCGGGCCTTCATGCGTTCACTCCGGCGACTTCGCCGGCCAACAAGAGACTCATTGCGGTGGCAACTAGGCGACCCGATTCAGAGTATCGCCATATAGAGCTATTCGATGTTGCTTCGAAACAATTTTGGGAAGTCACTCGACCCGTTTCTCCCCAAGCCCATCACTATAACCCGTTTCTCTCCCCCGATTTCATTAGGGTTGGGTACCATAGATGTGGAGGGCAGAGAAAGGGGGGGAAAGATACCCGATTGTTACTTGAAAACCTCCACAGCCCACTACCTGAGGTATCTGTTTTTCGCATCGACGGATCGTTTCCTTCTTTCTCGCCGGAGGGTGATCGAATTGCTTTTTTAGATCTCCAAGGCCTTAATGTCATGAACCTGGACGGGTCGGGCCGTCACCGTGTCTATTCCGGAACACTGTTCGGAACTGCATGGGATCCAGTAAGAAAAGGGGTAATATACACTAGCGCTGGACCCTATTTTGCTCCCGTGGGCAACGAAGTAGACGTGATATCCATCAACATTGACGACGACAAATTGAGCCACAAAAAGTTGACGGGGGGGACCGAGAACAACGCCTTCCCGTCACCTTCGCCAGACGGGAAGTGGCTTGTTTTCCGATCGGGTCGGTCGGGTTACAAGAACCTGTACATAATGGACGCTGTAAATGGAGAGAAGGGCGGGCTTTACAGGCTTACCGACGGGCCATGGGATGATACGATGGCAACCTGGTCCCCCGATGGTGATTGGATTGCCTTCTCATCGGATCGGGAAAACCCGGGTTCTGGGAGTTTCGCATTATACATGATCCACCCGAATGGAACGGGGCTCAAGAAGCTACTGGACAGCGGGTCGGGTGGACGAATCAACCACCCGTGTTTTAGCCCAGACGGAAATAGCATCGTGTTTACATCAGACTACGCCGCCTTGTCGGCCGAACCAATCTCCATCCCTTCTCAGATGCAGGCCTTCGGCGAAATCTTTACGATAAGATTGGACGGTTCTGGATTGAGCAGAATTACCCATAACCCGTATGAGGACGGGACGCCGACCTGGGGACCCGTTTCCATGAGAGCAGCCGACGTGCAGCAAGCGGTTGATGAAGAATGCAACTTCAGCGACAGTTCTTGGCTCAGTGCCGCCAGGCCCTCCGCCGCAGTAAGAGGGCAGTGCAGTGGAATATCGGCAAGAAGCCAGTAA